From a region of the Triticum aestivum cultivar Chinese Spring chromosome 7D, IWGSC CS RefSeq v2.1, whole genome shotgun sequence genome:
- the LOC123163861 gene encoding uncharacterized protein translates to MARAFARSISFPLSPSRSSSSSKPRAPSSSYHARSVSLPCRSHPILAHLHTHIRAVRAWAQQGPSALVASVAVGLAHVDALQAALGDLLDLPEAQAALSGAGGSVDRLLDSFLRLADAHGCFQEAMVALKQDVAEALAAVRRRDGARLASAVRSQRRAGKELACLAAAARECAVRPSRLSILSGGQGSAAEVEVTGLLMESAAATASASAALFGTVAALSASVASETCSCNGTASLVCLVTKNKKKKAAPGFGEDETAVAAVAERLEELEECIEELETGSEKVFRSLVQTRVALLNIHTLHIF, encoded by the coding sequence ATGGCGCGCGCCTTCGCGCGCTCCATCTCCTTCCCGCTTAGCCCGTCGAGGTCCTCGTCCTCGTCCAAGCCGCGCGCGCCGTCGTCGTCGTACCACGCGCGGTCCGTGAGCTTGCCGTGTCGGTCGCACCCGATCCTGGCGCACCTCCACACCCACATCCGCGCCGTGCGCGCCTGGgcgcagcagggcccgtcggcgtTGGTTGCCTCCGTGGCCGTGGGACTCGCGCACGTCGACGCGCTCCAGGCCGCGCTCGGCGACCTCCTCGACCTGCCCGAGGCCCAGGCGGCGCTCTCGGGCGCCGGCGGCAGCGTCGACCGCCTCCTGGACTCTTTCCTCCGCCTCGCCGACGCGCACGGCTGCTTCCAGGAGGCCATGGTCGCGCTCAAGCAAGACGTCGCCGAGGCGCTAGCCGCCGTGCGCCGCCGCGACGGGGCGCGCCTGGCCTCCGCGGTCAGGTCGCAGCGCAGGGCCGGCAAGGAGCTCGCGTGCCTCGCCGCTGCGGCCAGGGAGTGCGCCGTCCGGCCATCGCGCCTCAGCATCCTCAGCGGTGGCCAAGGCAGCGCGGCGGAGGTGGAGGTGACGGGGCTGCTGATGGAGTCGGCCGCAGCGACGGCGTCGGCGTCCGCCGCGCTGTTCGGCACCGTGGCGGCCTTGTCGGCATCCGTGGCGTCGGAGACGTGCTCTTGCAATGGCACGGCGTCGCTGGTGTGCCTGGTGacaaagaacaagaagaagaaggcggcGCCGGGTTTCGGGGAGGACGAGACGGCGGTTGCCGCCGTGGCGGAGaggctggaggagctggaggagtgcatcGAGGAGCTAGAGACCGGCAGCGAGAAGGTGTTCCGGAGCCTCGTGCAGACCAGGGTCGCGCTCCTCAACATACACACGCTGCACATCTTCTAG